Proteins from a genomic interval of Microbacterium phyllosphaerae:
- the yidC gene encoding membrane protein insertase YidC has protein sequence MGLDLLLASTTPSPAPASGGFDLIGTILWPLKWLVEMVLVAWHWLLTAVGLPAASGLTWVLSIVGLVIVVRAALIPLFVKQIKSQRKMMEIAPELRKVQEKYRGKKDQLSREAMSRETMGLYKKHGTTPMSSCLPLLVQMPIFFSLFSVLSDVSKHHNLGVGGVGLLNAELTEQFYNAELFGVASLHETLGNAVDAGNTTAIVILVTLVVLMIASQFFTQLQIISKNLSPEAKTGQAYQMQKIMLYILPLGFIFSGIFFPLGVVVYWFISNLWTMGQQFLVIREMPTPGSEAAKAREERLARKGKAIDSSGKVVPMAAYEAEQQRMLEEAERAKAQTPKRQQPVGKKRSKKKGSGS, from the coding sequence GTGGGTCTTGACCTTCTGCTCGCCAGCACCACTCCCTCGCCGGCGCCTGCGTCCGGCGGCTTCGACCTGATCGGAACCATCCTCTGGCCGCTCAAGTGGCTGGTCGAGATGGTGCTCGTCGCCTGGCACTGGCTGCTGACCGCCGTCGGCCTTCCTGCCGCGTCCGGCCTGACCTGGGTGCTATCGATCGTCGGCCTCGTCATCGTCGTGCGTGCCGCTCTGATCCCGCTCTTCGTGAAGCAGATCAAGAGCCAGCGAAAGATGATGGAAATTGCCCCTGAACTGCGAAAGGTTCAGGAGAAGTACCGGGGCAAGAAGGATCAGCTCTCTCGTGAGGCGATGAGCCGCGAGACGATGGGCCTGTACAAGAAGCACGGCACGACGCCGATGTCGAGCTGCCTGCCTCTGCTCGTGCAGATGCCCATCTTCTTCTCGCTGTTCAGCGTTCTCAGTGACGTCTCGAAGCACCACAATCTCGGCGTCGGTGGCGTCGGTCTACTGAACGCCGAGCTCACGGAGCAGTTCTACAACGCGGAGCTCTTCGGTGTCGCGTCTCTGCACGAGACGCTCGGCAACGCGGTGGATGCCGGAAACACCACGGCGATCGTCATCCTGGTCACGCTCGTCGTGCTCATGATCGCGTCGCAGTTCTTCACTCAGCTGCAGATCATCTCGAAGAACCTGTCGCCCGAGGCCAAGACCGGCCAGGCGTACCAGATGCAGAAGATCATGCTCTACATCCTTCCGCTGGGCTTCATCTTCTCGGGCATCTTCTTCCCGCTCGGCGTCGTCGTGTACTGGTTCATCTCCAACCTCTGGACGATGGGACAGCAGTTCCTCGTCATCCGCGAGATGCCGACACCCGGGTCGGAAGCAGCCAAGGCACGCGAGGAGCGCCTCGCTCGCAAGGGCAAGGCGATCGACTCGTCGGGCAAGGTCGTTCCGATGGCTGCCTACGAGGCAGAGCAGCAGCGGATGCTCGAAGAGGCGGAGCGTGCGAAGGCACAGACTCCCAAGCGTCAGCAGCCCGTGGGTAAGAAGCGTTCGAAGAAGAAGGGGAGCGGTTCGTGA
- the yidD gene encoding membrane protein insertion efficiency factor YidD — protein sequence MTALPASSIGTAHVRSGDLLRSIPLLPRNLVLGFLTGYRKVISPMYGDVCAYYPSCSAYAVGAVQQHGAVRGTMRSAWRILRCNPWSHGGVDDVRPHEHFRYDLTAHGFVVPSRKD from the coding sequence ATGACCGCTCTTCCCGCCTCGTCGATCGGCACGGCACACGTGCGTTCAGGGGATCTGCTGCGCAGCATCCCGCTGCTTCCGCGAAACCTGGTGCTCGGCTTCCTCACGGGTTACCGCAAGGTGATCTCTCCGATGTACGGAGACGTCTGTGCCTACTACCCATCCTGTTCGGCTTACGCTGTAGGTGCGGTGCAACAGCACGGCGCCGTGCGGGGAACGATGCGCTCGGCATGGCGCATCCTCCGTTGCAATCCCTGGAGCCACGGCGGCGTCGATGACGTCCGTCCGCACGAACACTTCCGCTATGACCTGACCGCTCACGGTTTCGTCGTCCCTTCCCGAAAGGACTGA
- the rnpA gene encoding ribonuclease P protein component produces the protein MLARPFRVTRGSDYRLVVRRGSRCGGAKVVTSMLTTGESRAARFGFIISKQVGTAVVRNTVRRRLKAVCAEALPRVPEGTDVVIRALPASADASYAELSADVNRCLARLARARS, from the coding sequence GTGCTCGCCCGCCCGTTTCGTGTGACCCGCGGGAGCGACTATCGACTGGTCGTTCGACGCGGATCCCGTTGTGGCGGAGCCAAGGTCGTCACCTCCATGCTGACGACCGGCGAGAGCAGAGCCGCGAGGTTCGGATTCATCATCAGTAAGCAGGTGGGTACCGCTGTGGTGCGCAACACTGTGCGTCGGCGACTCAAAGCCGTCTGCGCGGAAGCGCTTCCGCGGGTTCCCGAGGGCACGGATGTCGTCATCCGTGCCCTTCCTGCGTCCGCCGACGCCAGTTACGCCGAGCTGAGCGCCGACGTGAACCGCTGCCTCGCCCGACTCGCGCGGGCCCGGTCATGA
- the rpmH gene encoding 50S ribosomal protein L34: MSKRTFQPNNRRRAKKHGFRLRMRTRAGRAILSARRAKGRTELSA; encoded by the coding sequence ATGAGCAAGCGCACCTTCCAGCCCAACAACCGTCGTCGCGCCAAGAAGCACGGCTTCCGCCTTCGCATGCGCACCCGCGCCGGCCGTGCCATCCTTTCGGCTCGTCGCGCGAAGGGCCGCACCGAGCTCTCCGCGTAA
- the dnaA gene encoding chromosomal replication initiator protein DnaA, which translates to MAATLYLEVPNDLTAAQINKRLRLPIMEALSHIGQEVTSYRVVVNHELAEQPTAPIAVADYGRQEQIRVESPMEQPTQLRHESRLNPKYTFDNFVIGQSNRFAHAAAVAVAEAPAKAYNPLFIYGDSGLGKTHLLHAIGDYAQSLYAGVKVRYVSSEEFTNDFINSIANNRGAAFQARYRDVDILLIDDIQFLQGRAETQEAFFHTFNTLHDHNKQVVITSDVAPKHLTGFEDRMRSRFEWGLITDVQAPDLETRIAILRKKAQSEALHIPDEVLEYIATVVSSNIRELEGALIRVSAFASLNRSALDISLAQTVLRDIIDTAEDNIISPTDIITATAQYFKLTVDDLYGSSRSQQIATSRQIAMYLCRERTSLSLPKIGQLFGNRDHTTVMYAYKKISELMKERRSIYNQVTEITTQLGRR; encoded by the coding sequence ATGGCTGCGACGCTCTATCTCGAGGTCCCGAACGACCTGACGGCCGCGCAGATCAACAAGCGTCTGCGGCTGCCGATCATGGAGGCGCTCTCGCACATCGGCCAGGAGGTCACCTCGTACCGCGTGGTCGTGAATCACGAGCTCGCCGAGCAGCCCACCGCCCCGATCGCCGTCGCCGACTACGGACGACAGGAGCAGATCCGCGTCGAGTCCCCGATGGAGCAGCCCACGCAGCTGCGCCACGAATCGCGACTCAATCCGAAGTACACCTTCGACAACTTCGTCATCGGTCAGTCCAACCGCTTCGCGCACGCCGCAGCCGTCGCCGTCGCCGAGGCGCCGGCCAAGGCCTACAACCCTCTCTTCATCTACGGAGACTCGGGTCTGGGCAAGACCCACCTCCTCCACGCGATCGGCGACTATGCGCAGTCCCTCTATGCGGGGGTGAAGGTGAGGTACGTGTCGAGCGAGGAGTTCACGAACGACTTCATCAACTCCATCGCCAACAACCGCGGTGCCGCCTTCCAGGCTCGCTACCGCGACGTCGACATCCTCCTCATCGACGACATCCAGTTCCTGCAGGGTCGTGCGGAGACTCAGGAGGCGTTCTTCCACACCTTCAACACGCTCCACGATCACAACAAGCAGGTCGTGATCACCAGCGATGTGGCGCCGAAGCACCTGACCGGCTTCGAGGACCGTATGCGGAGCCGCTTCGAGTGGGGTCTGATCACCGACGTCCAGGCGCCCGACCTCGAGACGCGTATCGCGATCCTCCGCAAGAAGGCGCAGAGCGAGGCGCTCCATATTCCCGACGAAGTACTCGAGTACATCGCGACCGTGGTCTCGTCGAACATCCGCGAACTCGAGGGCGCCCTCATCCGCGTCTCGGCGTTCGCGAGCCTGAACCGCTCCGCGCTCGACATCTCCCTCGCCCAGACCGTGCTGCGCGACATCATCGACACGGCGGAAGACAACATCATCTCGCCGACCGACATCATCACGGCGACCGCTCAGTACTTCAAGCTCACGGTCGACGACCTCTACGGCTCGAGTCGGTCCCAGCAGATCGCCACCTCTCGACAGATCGCCATGTATCTGTGCCGTGAGCGCACGAGCCTCTCACTGCCGAAGATCGGTCAGCTGTTCGGCAACCGCGATCACACGACCGTCATGTACGCCTACAAGAAGATCAGCGAACTCATGAAGGAGCGCCGTTCGATCTACAACCAGGTGACCGAGATCACCACGCAGCTCGGTCGACGCTGA
- the dnaN gene encoding DNA polymerase III subunit beta: MRFQVNRDVFSEAVSFVVKLLPQRNPQPILAGVLIEADGSGLTLSAFDYEASARTTIEATVETPGTILVHGRLLSDIASRLPNAPIEIAVEDDGSITVSCGSARFTLAAMPVEEYPSIPEVSGSSGVVPADDFGTAIAQVGFAASRDDVTPVLTGVQLEVSGHTLSLVATDRYRVSLRDVPWDGEAVEATALVPARTLLEVGKTFGHAGTIQIAFSGAGDREIIAFTAGNKTVTSLLIKGNFPPVRRLFPEQTEHYAVVNTADLVEAVRRVSLVLDRAAPLRFTFASDGVTMDASGSEHARASESVDAILSGGDEVTLGLNPQYLIEALGAVKSEFVRVTFTSSDNANKLSPVLITSQTSVDQAGLDSFKYLLQPNLLLR, from the coding sequence GTGAGGTTTCAGGTCAACCGCGATGTCTTCAGCGAGGCAGTCTCGTTCGTCGTCAAGCTGCTTCCGCAGCGCAACCCTCAGCCGATCCTCGCCGGAGTCCTGATCGAAGCAGACGGCTCCGGCCTCACGCTGTCGGCCTTCGACTACGAAGCCTCGGCACGGACGACCATCGAAGCCACCGTCGAGACACCGGGCACGATCCTGGTCCACGGTCGCCTCCTCTCCGACATCGCGAGCCGACTTCCGAACGCTCCGATCGAGATCGCCGTGGAAGACGACGGCAGCATCACCGTCAGCTGCGGATCCGCTCGATTCACGCTCGCCGCCATGCCGGTCGAGGAATATCCCTCGATCCCCGAGGTCTCCGGCTCCTCCGGCGTCGTTCCCGCCGATGACTTCGGCACAGCCATCGCACAGGTCGGTTTCGCAGCATCCCGCGACGATGTCACTCCGGTGCTCACCGGCGTGCAGCTCGAGGTCTCCGGTCACACGCTGAGCCTCGTCGCCACCGACCGTTACCGCGTGTCGCTTCGCGATGTGCCCTGGGACGGGGAGGCCGTCGAGGCCACCGCACTCGTCCCCGCACGAACGCTCCTCGAGGTCGGAAAGACGTTCGGCCACGCCGGCACGATCCAGATCGCCTTCTCCGGAGCCGGCGACCGCGAGATCATCGCGTTCACGGCAGGCAACAAGACCGTGACCTCGCTGCTGATCAAGGGAAACTTCCCGCCCGTGCGCCGTCTGTTCCCCGAGCAGACCGAGCACTACGCAGTCGTCAACACCGCCGACCTCGTCGAGGCCGTGCGCCGAGTGTCGCTCGTGCTCGACCGTGCCGCTCCGCTGCGTTTCACGTTCGCGAGCGACGGCGTCACGATGGATGCCTCGGGCAGCGAGCACGCGCGGGCATCCGAGTCCGTCGATGCGATCCTCTCGGGCGGCGACGAGGTCACTCTCGGCCTCAACCCCCAGTACCTCATCGAGGCACTGGGCGCCGTGAAGAGCGAGTTCGTCCGCGTCACGTTCACGTCGAGCGACAACGCGAACAAGCTCAGCCCGGTGCTGATCACGAGCCAGACGTCGGTCGACCAGGCCGGACTCGACTCGTTCAAGTACCTGCTGCAGCCCAACCTCCTGCTGCGCTGA
- a CDS encoding cohesin domain-containing protein translates to MPENPPARFRRLRALGAGVALTAMAFLAFGAASPASAVVVPDSYDTAALMAAPTSVSVGDTITVTAVFTGLVDAYAYELDIAYDPELLAFVADSDILPSGGFGSATDSGSEIAVAATRLGTSPGLTGTQTLVTLSFTALDAGDASLAIASGRIVDSAAEPFTVDAAAASTSTTVEITADGDSEPGPGDGGSDGSDPDPDSGSGSDSGSGTGAGTTTDGSLAVTGADAAPWLILGAGAIAAIAAGTVIAVRRRTR, encoded by the coding sequence ATGCCAGAAAATCCCCCTGCCCGGTTCCGCCGATTGCGCGCGCTCGGAGCCGGAGTCGCACTCACGGCCATGGCCTTCCTCGCGTTCGGCGCGGCGTCCCCCGCCTCCGCGGTCGTCGTCCCCGACTCTTATGACACCGCCGCACTGATGGCTGCCCCGACTTCGGTGTCCGTCGGGGACACGATCACCGTCACCGCGGTCTTCACCGGCCTCGTCGACGCATATGCGTATGAGCTCGACATCGCCTACGACCCCGAACTGCTCGCGTTCGTGGCCGACAGCGACATCCTGCCGTCGGGCGGGTTCGGATCGGCGACGGATTCGGGCAGTGAGATCGCGGTCGCCGCAACACGGCTCGGAACCTCCCCCGGCCTCACCGGGACGCAGACCCTGGTGACTCTCAGCTTCACCGCGCTCGACGCGGGCGACGCCTCGCTCGCGATCGCCTCCGGGCGCATCGTGGACTCGGCCGCCGAGCCGTTCACGGTCGATGCCGCTGCGGCGAGCACGTCGACGACGGTGGAGATCACCGCCGATGGGGATTCCGAGCCGGGACCCGGTGACGGCGGCTCCGACGGCAGCGACCCCGACCCCGACTCGGGCTCCGGGTCCGACTCAGGCTCCGGAACGGGTGCGGGCACGACGACGGACGGCTCGCTCGCCGTCACCGGTGCGGACGCCGCACCGTGGCTGATCCTCGGCGCCGGAGCCATCGCCGCCATCGCGGCGGGCACCGTCATCGCTGTGCGACGGAGGACCCGATGA
- a CDS encoding amidase family protein — MKKTTLRIVAAVSVAGSTIVAAGMASGAATAAPVPASVSLPPYYSELDVTGDEMVTTADLSVAADSLGLTEESPGWSRVSVLDTDADGELTVLDLADLSRRIIYDDGPLELVEASVIDMQAAMNAGVVTSESITQEYLDRIAAYDRTVVPGGSRPLNSIITVNEQALASAAAADEIRASQGMTSMLLGVPIALKDNYDTVDMVTTGGCACWNENQTATDASMVTGLRSDGAVILAKASLDEFAYGFVSEFSSFQDPGATSLVASPYDTTKTAGGSSGGTGAAISANLAAIGFGTDTGGSIRVPSSYNQLVGVRPTVGLASRDGIIPLALSQDTGGPMARSVIDAAVALDAVVGVDDADPVTSRQQGLVPDSYTSFLDPDALQGARIGYVTSMVGSNAGTVRLFSEATAALTAQGATVVTVTPPSGFAAVLNEGSGSTNEFLHDLDEYIATHLGPEVEARTLTDILATNSFVTSRRSIYEARNAVTDATYQAWAGETGSHTVQLAAGKTLVTQMMEDLDLDAIIYPSTNAYGTQGTNMRLSPNTGMPSVTVPMGQTVAGETLPGSGVNLEFLGRDFDEGTLLGLAYAFEQTTDARTSPSLYGPLP; from the coding sequence GTGAAGAAGACAACCCTGCGGATCGTCGCCGCCGTGTCGGTCGCGGGTTCCACGATCGTCGCGGCAGGCATGGCGAGCGGAGCCGCGACCGCGGCGCCGGTGCCGGCATCCGTCAGCCTCCCGCCCTACTACAGCGAGCTCGACGTGACCGGCGACGAGATGGTGACGACCGCGGATCTGTCCGTCGCCGCGGATTCCCTCGGCCTCACGGAGGAATCGCCGGGCTGGTCACGTGTGTCCGTCCTCGACACGGATGCCGACGGCGAGCTCACGGTCCTCGATCTCGCGGATCTCTCGCGGCGGATCATCTACGACGACGGGCCCCTCGAGCTGGTCGAGGCGTCGGTGATCGACATGCAGGCGGCGATGAATGCGGGAGTGGTGACCTCGGAGAGCATCACTCAGGAGTACCTCGACAGGATCGCGGCGTATGACCGTACCGTCGTGCCCGGCGGAAGTCGTCCGCTCAACTCGATCATCACGGTGAACGAGCAGGCGCTCGCGAGTGCGGCCGCCGCCGACGAGATCCGTGCCTCCCAGGGCATGACGAGCATGCTCCTGGGCGTGCCGATCGCTCTGAAGGACAACTACGACACGGTTGACATGGTCACCACCGGTGGATGCGCCTGCTGGAACGAGAATCAGACGGCGACCGACGCTTCGATGGTCACGGGCCTGCGGAGCGATGGCGCCGTGATCCTGGCGAAGGCCAGCCTCGACGAGTTCGCGTATGGATTCGTCTCCGAGTTCTCGTCGTTCCAGGATCCGGGTGCGACCTCTCTCGTGGCGAGCCCGTACGACACGACGAAGACCGCCGGCGGGTCCAGCGGCGGCACGGGGGCCGCGATCTCGGCGAACCTCGCCGCGATCGGCTTCGGCACCGACACCGGGGGATCCATCCGCGTCCCGTCGTCGTACAACCAGCTCGTCGGCGTTCGCCCCACCGTGGGTCTGGCCAGCCGCGACGGCATCATCCCGCTGGCGTTGTCGCAGGACACCGGCGGGCCGATGGCCCGATCGGTCATCGACGCGGCCGTCGCGCTCGACGCGGTGGTCGGGGTCGACGACGCCGACCCGGTCACCTCGCGACAGCAGGGTCTGGTGCCCGATTCGTACACCTCGTTCCTCGACCCGGATGCTCTGCAGGGAGCGCGCATCGGCTACGTCACGTCGATGGTCGGCAGCAACGCCGGCACCGTACGACTCTTCTCGGAAGCGACGGCGGCGCTGACCGCCCAGGGCGCGACGGTGGTGACCGTCACGCCTCCGTCCGGGTTCGCCGCGGTGCTGAACGAGGGCTCCGGATCGACCAACGAGTTCCTCCATGATCTCGACGAGTACATCGCCACCCACCTCGGCCCGGAGGTCGAGGCGCGGACCCTGACCGACATCCTCGCGACGAACAGCTTCGTGACCTCACGGCGATCGATCTACGAGGCGCGGAACGCGGTCACCGATGCGACCTACCAGGCGTGGGCGGGTGAGACCGGTTCGCACACTGTGCAGCTGGCGGCCGGAAAGACGCTCGTGACGCAGATGATGGAGGATCTCGATCTCGACGCGATCATCTATCCGAGCACGAACGCGTACGGGACCCAGGGAACGAACATGAGGCTGAGCCCGAACACCGGAATGCCGTCGGTCACCGTGCCGATGGGGCAGACGGTCGCGGGTGAGACACTGCCGGGCAGCGGTGTGAACCTCGAGTTCCTCGGACGCGACTTCGACGAGGGAACGCTCCTCGGCCTGGCCTACGCGTTCGAGCAGACGACGGATGCCCGGACGTCGCCGTCGCTCTACGGACCGCTCCCGTGA
- the recF gene encoding DNA replication/repair protein RecF (All proteins in this family for which functions are known are DNA-binding proteins that assist the filamentation of RecA onto DNA for the initiation of recombination or recombinational repair.): MIVEHLSLVDFRNYATADLALHKGPNVLVGRNGQGKTNLAEAVVFLATLGSHRVSSDAPMVREGQDFAIIRARLSHGERRVLVEVQVNKQGSNKARINGSPSKTNELPRYAHVVLFAPEDLQIVRGDPSARRRFVDQLLIQRTPRMSSVLADYDRVLKQRNALLKSARARGIKGEGLSTLDVWDDKLVSLGAEIITARQRLATDLQQPVAEAYAAIAGEDHRPQLDWALSVRGADPEEGVDAPAETSGDIAEMFHAALLAKRSNELDRGLTLTGPHRDDLVLRVRGLPVKGYASHGESWSVALALRLASAELLRSESPAGDPVLILDDVFAELDADRRQRLAALTAGYEQVVVTAAVEEDIPEVLHAHVVRISAGTISDEREVTDD, translated from the coding sequence GTGATTGTGGAACACCTGAGCCTGGTCGATTTCCGCAATTACGCGACCGCTGATCTCGCCCTGCACAAGGGCCCCAACGTGCTCGTTGGTCGAAACGGCCAGGGAAAGACGAATCTCGCCGAGGCTGTCGTCTTCCTCGCGACCCTGGGTTCGCACCGAGTCTCATCCGATGCGCCCATGGTCCGCGAAGGTCAGGATTTCGCGATCATCCGTGCGCGTCTGTCGCACGGCGAGCGTCGCGTGCTCGTCGAGGTGCAGGTCAACAAGCAGGGGTCGAACAAGGCCCGCATCAACGGCTCGCCGTCGAAGACCAACGAACTCCCCCGCTACGCGCACGTCGTCCTGTTCGCTCCCGAAGACCTGCAGATCGTGCGGGGCGACCCCTCGGCGCGACGCCGCTTCGTCGACCAGCTGCTCATCCAGCGCACGCCGCGGATGTCGTCGGTGCTCGCCGACTACGACCGCGTGCTCAAGCAGCGCAACGCTCTGCTCAAATCGGCGCGTGCTCGCGGCATCAAGGGCGAGGGTCTCAGCACGCTCGACGTGTGGGACGACAAGCTCGTGTCGCTCGGGGCCGAGATCATCACCGCCCGCCAGCGGCTCGCGACCGATCTGCAGCAGCCGGTGGCCGAGGCGTATGCCGCGATCGCCGGTGAGGATCACCGCCCACAGCTCGACTGGGCGCTCTCGGTGCGAGGCGCAGACCCCGAAGAGGGAGTGGATGCTCCGGCCGAGACCTCCGGCGACATCGCCGAGATGTTCCACGCAGCGCTTCTCGCGAAGAGGTCCAACGAACTCGACCGCGGCCTCACGCTCACCGGACCTCATCGCGACGATCTGGTGCTGCGCGTCCGCGGTCTTCCGGTCAAAGGGTATGCGTCCCATGGCGAATCCTGGTCGGTGGCGCTCGCCCTGCGCCTCGCCTCCGCGGAGCTGCTGCGCAGCGAATCCCCCGCCGGCGACCCGGTGCTGATCCTCGATGACGTGTTCGCCGAGCTCGATGCCGACCGCCGGCAGCGCCTCGCGGCGCTGACCGCCGGATACGAGCAGGTGGTGGTGACCGCGGCGGTGGAGGAGGATATCCCCGAGGTCCTGCACGCCCACGTGGTGCGGATCTCGGCGGGAACCATCAGCGACGAGAGAGAGGTGACCGATGACTGA
- a CDS encoding DUF721 domain-containing protein gives MTDVAAVPAPETPETVATYLRLRGLAPSSKSWKRKRRIVTDDDNAPFTPGRDPGALGAVLDKLSRDSGWQKTLAREDLVRQWADLAGSDTAKHSEPVSLERGVLTVKCDSTAWAKNLQYMRGTILTEIGRRYPDAGVENLRFIGPDVPSWKWGPRVVPGRGPRDTYG, from the coding sequence ATGACTGACGTCGCAGCCGTTCCGGCACCCGAGACCCCCGAGACCGTCGCCACCTACCTGCGTCTGCGTGGCCTCGCGCCGAGTTCGAAGTCGTGGAAGCGCAAGCGCCGCATCGTCACCGATGACGACAACGCTCCGTTCACCCCGGGGCGCGACCCGGGAGCGCTCGGCGCTGTGCTCGACAAGCTCAGTCGGGATTCGGGGTGGCAGAAGACGCTGGCTCGCGAAGACCTGGTGCGTCAGTGGGCCGATCTGGCCGGCAGCGACACCGCGAAGCACTCTGAGCCCGTCTCGCTCGAACGCGGTGTGCTCACCGTGAAGTGCGACTCGACGGCCTGGGCGAAGAACCTCCAGTACATGCGCGGGACGATCCTCACCGAGATCGGACGACGGTATCCGGATGCCGGTGTCGAGAATCTGCGCTTCATCGGACCGGACGTACCCTCGTGGAAATGGGGTCCCAGAGTCGTTCCAGGGCGGGGCCCGCGAGACACCTACGGGTAG